The sequence below is a genomic window from Rhodococcus sp. 4CII.
TGGTCGTCGGCTTGTTCGCACCGCTGTTCGTGCAGCTGATGCTGGCCACCCCGGTCGCGTTCGTCGCGACGCTCGGCGGTGTGGCGATGCTCAGGGCACTACAGGGTTCGTTCGTCGCCGCGTTCAGTTCCCGCTACACGCTCGGCGCACTCGTCACCTTCCTCGTGACCATCTCCAACGTGCAGTTCCTGAACATCGGGGCCGCATTCTGGGGGCTTCTCGCCGGACTGCTCGTGTCCCGGGTGATGGAATCGGGCGACTTCCGGAGAGAGTGAGCCGTCACCGTTTCCGTCGCCACCACCTACCGGCCCGGGGCGGATCCGAATCCGAATCCGGGGCCGGGCGCTCCGCTACCGACCGCGTACGTACCGACTCACGCTGCTGCCGCCAGGTCGCGACGACGTCGTCCGCGTCGACCGGGCTCACCGGGATCCGGGGACCGGAGGGCGCCCGCACCCAGTCGATGATCTGCAGGTTGAGCTGGGCGACCACGTCCCGCACCGACTGCTCGGACGGCAGCCCCCGGATCGTCTCGGGCAATCGTTCGATCTCCTTGCGCAGCTGCAGCGGGGTGGGGAGCAGCGCGTCGGTGGGCAGATTCTCGCGACGGAGGTAGTTCTTCACCCACCACAGTTCGTCGTCGACGTCGCCGGCGGGAATCGGTTTGCCCGCGCCGGGCAGGTCGTCGAAGTCGCCGCGCTCCTGAGCCAGCCGGATCTGCTTGTCGATCCAGCTCTCGAAGCTCACCCCGGGAGGTTTGCGCTCGGTCACGGACACCATTCTTCCAGGGCGCGCGTCGGGTGCGGCCCCCTTGCCATCGCGTTACGTTCCTTTTAATGTGACACAACGTCTCAGTTACATTCGCCGAGTCGCCGGTTCCGCCGCCAACCCAGGGAAGAAGTCATGGTCGAGATCCATCACTGCGCCGTCGCCGGCGCACCGGTCGCAGCCGCCTTCGACTACGTCGACGACTACCACCACGTTCCGTCCTGGCTGTTCGGGATCACCCGGTTCGATCCGATCGGTGACCTCGACCGCGGGCTCGGAGCCGTGTACGACGCTGCCATGAAGATCGGGCCCAAGACCCTCGGTTCGGTCGTGAAGGTCACCGGGTGGGAACGGAATGCGCTGATCGAGCTCGAATCGGTCGACGGCCTGCACACGCAGTCGCGGTGGCAGTTCGAGGCTGTCGGCGCGTCCGAGACCCGCCTGACGGTCGATTTCCGGTACGACCTCCCCGGCGGCCTCGCAGGCAAGGCGCTCGGCAGGATCATCGAGCCGTTCGTCGCGCAGGCGATCCGCCACACCGAGGCCACACTGCGGCGTCAGGTTGAGGAAGGCGCGGGCCGGTCGGCCTGACCCGCGGCCCGGCTGTCCGTTGCTCGAGGCTCTTGCTCGTTGTGACGACCGGAACAACAGGCGCCTCTATACATAGTTAGTTAGCCTATGTAATATATTTCCCATGGACGACGACACCCGGCTGCAGAGCCTGCTCGTCGACCTGGTCACGAATTCTCACCGATTCACCAGGCTCGCGAGCTCCTTCGGATCCGAGGACCACCCCCGGCCGTGGACACGGGCCCTCGCCCTGCTCGACGACCACGGCGAACTTCGCATCAGCGAATTCGCCCGCATCGACCGATGCTCGCAGCCGTCCGCCACCGCCCTGCTCCAGAAGCTGGCCGACCGCGGCTACGTAGCCCGCAGGCCCGACCCCGACGACGCCCGGGCAGTCCGGGTGTCCATCACCGACTCGGGACGCAACTGGCTGACCGTGGCCCGCCACGAGATCGCGGGCGCACTCGCCCCGCACTTCGCGGACCTCGAAGCCGAGCAACTCGAACGACTGACGCAGGGCCTGTCGGAACTGCGGTCGATCGTCCGGTCGTCGGACCCCACCTGAAAACCCACACCACACCACCGCACGACGTAACCCGAAGGAGGTGGCCGTGAGCACCACGACCGTCACGAACAGCACATCCAGCGAGGCACCGCCAAGCCTCCTCCACCAGCCGAAATCGGTGTGGGCAGTCGCGTTCGCCAGCGTCATCGCCTTCATGGGCATCGGCCTCGTCGACCCCATCCTCAAGCCCATCGGCGAACAACTGGACGCCACGCCGTCGCAGGTGTCGCTGCTGTTCACCAGCTACATGCTGGTCACCGGTGTCGCGATGCTCATCACCGGAGTGGTGTCGAGCCGGATCGGCGCCAAGAAGACCCTTCTCACCGGTCTCGCCGTCATCGTCGTGTTCGCGGCACTGGCCGGCAGCTCCGGCACCATCGGCCAGATCGTCGGCTTCCGCGCCGGATGGGGACTGGGTAATGCCCTCTTCATCGCCACCGCGCTCGCGGCCATCGTCGGTGCCGCCAGCGGCGGCGTCGCGCGGGCCATCATCCTGTACGAGGCCGCACTGGGAATCGGCATCGCCGTCGGCCCGCTGGTCGGCGGGGTCCTCGGCAACATCAGCTGGCGCGCACCGTTCTTCGGCGTCGCCGCCCTGATGGCCGTCGCGTTCATCCTCATCGTCGTAATGCTGCCGTCCGCGCCCAAGCCGGAGCACCGCACGTCGATCGCCGCACCGTTCCTCGCCCTGCGTCACCGCGGCCTGCTCACCGTCGCGATCACCGCACTGCTCTACAACTACGGCTTCTTCACACTGCTCGCGTACACGCCGTTCCCGCTGGACATGGGCACGTACTCGATCGGATTCATCTTCTTCGGATGGGGTCTCGCGCTGGCCCTCGCATCGGTGTTCCTCGCCCCGCGACTGCAGCGACGCTTCGGCACGCTGCCGATGATGATGGTGGCCCTGGCATTGTTCGCCCTCGACCTCGCCATGATGGCCGCCTTCACCGACAACAAGACCGTGCTGATCGTCGGGGTCGTTCTCGCCGGACTCTTCCTCGGTGTCAACAACACCCTCATCACGGAAACCGTGATGATCTCCGCTCCCGTCGAGCGGTCGACTGCGTCCGCGGCCTACAGCTTCGTCCGCTTCGTCGGCGGCGCCGCCGCACCGTGGGTCGCGGGCAAGCTCGGTGAGAGCAACATCCATCTGCCGTTCTGGGTCGGCGCCGCCTGCACGGCCGCCGCGATCGTCGTGCTGGCAACGGGACGCACGGTCCTCGCACACGTCGACGACCACGATCCCGAACCGCACAGCGTCGAGGAAGCGCTGGCCGTTACGGCCGGCGACGCCGACTGACAACCCCAGGTGAGTGGCGAAGTGTGCCCCGGCACGCTTCGCCACTCAACTGTGCGGTCAGAGGTTCAGGTCGGGAAGACCGAGAAGCGAACGGTACTCGAGACCCTCGGCCGCGATCACCTCGTCGGCCCCGGTCGCCCGGTCCACGACAGTCGCGACACCCACGACGATCGCCCCGACGTCGCGCAGCGCCTTCACCGCGGTGAGCGGGGAATTGCCCGTGGTGGTCGTGTCCTCGACCACCAGCACGCGCTTGCCGACGACGTCCGGGCCCTCGATCTGCCGCTGCATACCGTGCGCCTTGGCCGCCTTGCGCACCACGAACGAATCGATCGGCCTGCCCGGTGCGTGCATCACGGCCATCGCAACCGGGTCGGCACCCATCGTCAGCCCGCCGACGGCATCGAAGTCCCAGTCCGCCACCAGTTCACGCAGCAGCTTCCCGATCAGCGGGCCCGCCTCGTGATGCAGTGTGGCGCGGCGCAGATCCACGTAGTAGTCGGCTTCCTTGCCCGAAGACAACGTCACTTTGCCGTGCACAACAGCCAGCTCACGCACCAACGCGGCCAGATCCTCGCGATCACTCATGCCCGAAACCCTACCCAGTCCTACGTGCGGGCACGCCCCCGGCCGAACACGTTGGTCAACCTCCGGACCAGACTCTTCGGGACGAGCCGACCGACGGTCGTGAGCACCTTGTACTGGAGTCCGGGAATGCTGACGACCTTGCCGTTCTCCAGATCCGCCAGCGAGGCCGCGACCACCTGGTCGACACTCAGCCACATCGGCTTCGGAATCGAGCTCATCTCGATTCCCGCGCGCTCGTGGAACTCGGTGCGGATGAATCCCGGGCACAGTGCCTGGATCCGCACCCCCGTGCCGCCCAGCCCGTTCGCCAATCCCTCGGAGAACGAGATGACGTACGCCTTGCTCGCCGAATAGGTGGATCCCCGCCCGGACAGCAGGCCGGCGACACTGGCCACGTTGAGCACGGTGCCGTTGGCGGCCGCGATCATGGCGGGCAGCGCCGCGCGGGTCAACTGCATGACGGCAGTGACGTTGACGTCCAACTGCGACTGCAACAGTTCCGGCGTCGCGGTCCAGAATTCACCCGAGGTCCCGAATCCTGCGTTGTTGACGAGCACCTCGACGCCCTTGCCGAGACGCTGCGCCACTTCCTCGCGTCCGGCCGCGGTCGCCAGATCGGCCTGCAGGATCTCGGATTCGGTGTCGAACAACGCCTTCATCTCGTCGGCGAGGTCGCGGAGCCGGGTCTCGTCGCGGGCGACGAGGACGAGGTCGTAACCGAGAGAAGCGAACTTTTTCGCGAAACCGGCACCCAGCCCCGAAGTCGGGCCGGTGACGAGGGCAACGGGTCGGGCGGAACTGGAGGGCGTCGACATACCGGTGACGGTAGCAAGGCGCTGCGCGCTCGTGCGCGGTTGGCGAGTCTCCGGACTCGTCAGTCGCTCACGGGCGCGGAGCGCCCGGTCGCGGTCGGCTCGGGTCGTGATGCCCGCGGTCGAGTCCGCCCGGCTCCGTGACCGGAGGCAGGACGTGCAGGATGCCGGACAGCCGGGCGACGGCCTCGATGGCCGAATCCCACTCCCGGCCGCTGCTGCCGATGGGCAGCGAACCGAGAGTCCATTCGCGTTCGCTCCACAGCATGTTCACGTGCGGCGGCACCGACTCGGTGAACGCCACCATGCGCTGATCGCAGACCCTGCGGGCGATCTCGAGGTCGGTGGCGAACACCACGCGCGGACCGATGGCACCGAGGAGTTCGAGGTCCGAATCCTTCGGCGGCGGGGTCGACTTGAGACGCAGGTCGATGTCGACGTCCGAACCCACCCGGCGGCGCACCGCGACGATGGTCGCGGTCTCCTCGAGGTCGAACAGGATGAACTCCTCGCCCCGGCGTTCGCCCTTCACGACGTCGATGGCACTGAGGTACTCCTGCTTGGCCAGTGCGGCGCGGTGGAACTGGGCCGGCAGCCGGTCTTCGACGTTGTCGTACGTGTAGCCCTGGGCCTTGGCCCAGATCTGCCGCACCCGGCCCGTCTGATCACGACGCGACCGATCGAAATAGAGCAGCGCGCACGCGCCTGCGAGTGCGATCAACGCCAGCAAAAACCACATTCCGGTCATCGATGTTCAGCCTAGCGAGTCGAAGGCGTAACGAGGGTAAGCGGTACCCGGACACCCCGTGTCGGTTTTCGCCGGACTCATGATCGTCAGTTGCCACCGAGCTTGGGGAGCTCCGTGCTGATGATCGTCTCGGCCGTCATCGTGCCGTTCTCGACCTTCGTTCCCTGAACCATGACGGTGAAACCGGGCTTCAGGTCGGCGACCGTGGCGCCGTCGAGTGCGATCACATTCGTCTGCGCATTCGTCTGGACCCTCACCTGGGAACCGCCGATGACGTCGAGGGTGAGCGTGGAGCCGTCGTTGGCGCTGATCGTTCCGAACGCGGCGCCCGCCGCACCGATGGCCTCACCGATGCCGCCGGGTAGTTGGTCGAGCGGCGACTCCGACGTGGTCGGCGGCGGCGGTGTCGTCGTCTTCGGCGGCGCGGTGGTGGCGGGCGGACGGGACGTGGTGGGGCCCGCTGCCGTCGTGCTCGAGGAGTTGGTCGGCGCGGACGTGAAGAGGGCGACGCCGAAACCGATGACGGCGATCAGCAGCAGCGCAGCAGCCGCGGCGGCGATCCACGTGCCGATGCGGCGAGGCTTCTTCTCCACGCTGGTCTCGGCGGCCGGCTGATTCTGATAGCCGGGATACTCGGTGTTCGGATACTGCCCCGTCGCGTAGCCGCCCGGGTATTGCTGGGCGCCGTACGTCGGGTACGCCTGCGTGGCGTTCGGCGGCGGAGCCTGCTGGTCGTATCGCGGGTCGTAGGTCGGGTAAGCCTGTGTCGGGTGCGGCTGGTTCTGCCCGTACGCCGCGGTCGGGTCGGACGTGTAGAACTGCTGGGTGCGCTCGTCGGCCGGGCCCATGTGCTCGGTTCGCTGCTCGGGCGACCCGAGGTGCTCGGTCCGCTGGTCCTGCCTCGACCAGGCCCGGGTGGCGGGATCCGGCTGGGTGCCGTCGGGTGTCCACGACTCGGTACCGTCGGGTGTCCACGGCTCGGTGCCGTCGTACGCGCGTTCCTGTGGGGTGCGCGGGTCGTCGGGGTTCGTCATGATCGGCCCCTCCCTCGGGTTCGTGTGGCCGGTGTCCAGCGGTTATGGACGGTCCAGGGTAACGGCGAAACTTAAGACATCGCTGTGAAAACACAGGTGAGTGGCACGGTGCGCGGAGCACACCGTGCCACTCACGTTGGTGTCAGCCGAGAACGAGCGCGTCCCCGGTCTCCGACACCTTCACCGGAACGGTGTCGCCGTCCTGGACCTCACCGGCGAGCAGCAGCTTCGCGAGCTGGTCGCCGATGGCCTGCTGGATCAGCCGACGCAACGGCCGGGCCCCGTACATGGGGTCGTAGCCGCGCACGGCCAGCCAGAACCGGGCCGAATCGGACACGTCCAGCGTCAGTCGGCGCGCCTCCAGCCGCTTCGACAGTTGCGCGAGCTGGATGTCCACGATGGACTCGAGCTGCTCCTCCGACAGCGGTTCGAAGATCACGACGTCGTCGAGCCGGTTGATGAACTCCGGCTTGAACGCGTGCCGCACCGCGTCCATCACCTGCTCACGCGAACCACCCGCACCG
It includes:
- a CDS encoding DUF1992 domain-containing protein, coding for MVSVTERKPPGVSFESWIDKQIRLAQERGDFDDLPGAGKPIPAGDVDDELWWVKNYLRRENLPTDALLPTPLQLRKEIERLPETIRGLPSEQSVRDVVAQLNLQIIDWVRAPSGPRIPVSPVDADDVVATWRQQRESVRTRSVAERPAPDSDSDPPRAGRWWRRKR
- a CDS encoding SRPBCC family protein — protein: MVEIHHCAVAGAPVAAAFDYVDDYHHVPSWLFGITRFDPIGDLDRGLGAVYDAAMKIGPKTLGSVVKVTGWERNALIELESVDGLHTQSRWQFEAVGASETRLTVDFRYDLPGGLAGKALGRIIEPFVAQAIRHTEATLRRQVEEGAGRSA
- a CDS encoding MarR family winged helix-turn-helix transcriptional regulator; this translates as MDDDTRLQSLLVDLVTNSHRFTRLASSFGSEDHPRPWTRALALLDDHGELRISEFARIDRCSQPSATALLQKLADRGYVARRPDPDDARAVRVSITDSGRNWLTVARHEIAGALAPHFADLEAEQLERLTQGLSELRSIVRSSDPT
- a CDS encoding MFS transporter, which translates into the protein MAVSTTTVTNSTSSEAPPSLLHQPKSVWAVAFASVIAFMGIGLVDPILKPIGEQLDATPSQVSLLFTSYMLVTGVAMLITGVVSSRIGAKKTLLTGLAVIVVFAALAGSSGTIGQIVGFRAGWGLGNALFIATALAAIVGAASGGVARAIILYEAALGIGIAVGPLVGGVLGNISWRAPFFGVAALMAVAFILIVVMLPSAPKPEHRTSIAAPFLALRHRGLLTVAITALLYNYGFFTLLAYTPFPLDMGTYSIGFIFFGWGLALALASVFLAPRLQRRFGTLPMMMVALALFALDLAMMAAFTDNKTVLIVGVVLAGLFLGVNNTLITETVMISAPVERSTASAAYSFVRFVGGAAAPWVAGKLGESNIHLPFWVGAACTAAAIVVLATGRTVLAHVDDHDPEPHSVEEALAVTAGDAD
- the pyrE gene encoding orotate phosphoribosyltransferase, which gives rise to MSDREDLAALVRELAVVHGKVTLSSGKEADYYVDLRRATLHHEAGPLIGKLLRELVADWDFDAVGGLTMGADPVAMAVMHAPGRPIDSFVVRKAAKAHGMQRQIEGPDVVGKRVLVVEDTTTTGNSPLTAVKALRDVGAIVVGVATVVDRATGADEVIAAEGLEYRSLLGLPDLNL
- a CDS encoding SDR family oxidoreductase, with protein sequence MSTPSSSARPVALVTGPTSGLGAGFAKKFASLGYDLVLVARDETRLRDLADEMKALFDTESEILQADLATAAGREEVAQRLGKGVEVLVNNAGFGTSGEFWTATPELLQSQLDVNVTAVMQLTRAALPAMIAAANGTVLNVASVAGLLSGRGSTYSASKAYVISFSEGLANGLGGTGVRIQALCPGFIRTEFHERAGIEMSSIPKPMWLSVDQVVAASLADLENGKVVSIPGLQYKVLTTVGRLVPKSLVRRLTNVFGRGRART
- a CDS encoding DUF5666 domain-containing protein gives rise to the protein MTNPDDPRTPQERAYDGTEPWTPDGTESWTPDGTQPDPATRAWSRQDQRTEHLGSPEQRTEHMGPADERTQQFYTSDPTAAYGQNQPHPTQAYPTYDPRYDQQAPPPNATQAYPTYGAQQYPGGYATGQYPNTEYPGYQNQPAAETSVEKKPRRIGTWIAAAAAALLLIAVIGFGVALFTSAPTNSSSTTAAGPTTSRPPATTAPPKTTTPPPPTTSESPLDQLPGGIGEAIGAAGAAFGTISANDGSTLTLDVIGGSQVRVQTNAQTNVIALDGATVADLKPGFTVMVQGTKVENGTMTAETIISTELPKLGGN